ACCGTCGCTCTATCAGCAATACGAGCCGGACTGGAAGTTTCGCGTAAGGGGAAAGGTGCAGGCAAATAAGTACACTATCCAACTCCGGGAAGGCAGCATATACCGGATCTCGTTTTGCGCGAGATGCGAAGTCGGTACCGCGCGGTTGCACATTCAGCTTGGTCACGCCCCCGAAAATGACCCCGTCATCTGGACCTCTGAAGAAATAACTGTAGATAGCAAACTGAAAAAATACGAACTCGAGTACGAACATGCCGTCCAAGCGGTCAGAAACGTCCGCTTCTCTTTTATCTTCCTCGACCGTCATTCAGAGATCCTTCTCGACCAGATTGAACTGCGCGGCCGAAGACCTGAATAAGCAGAGGAGGCGATCTTTATGTCAGCTTTAGAAAAAACCAATATCGTTTTTATTCTCGCCGATGACATGGCTGTTTGGGCGGCGGGTTGTTATGGCAATGCAGAAATTCGAACGCCAAACCTCGACCGCATGGCGGCAACAGGCGTGCGGTTTGAGAATTTCTTTGTGACGATTCCGGTGTGTTCGGCAAGCCGGGCTTCTTTTTTGACCGGGCGGATTCCGTCTCAGCACGGCGTTCACGATTTTATTGCGGGTCAGGTCAATTTTGGGACCAAAGGACTGAGTTTTCTCGACGATGAAGTTTGTTACACAAATATTTTGGCTGACAATGGGTGGGCATGTGGTCTGTCGGGCAAATGGCATTTGGGCAATTCGTCTCTTCCGCAATGTGGATTTTCTCACTGGTTTGCGCATCCGGGTGGGGCGGGCGTTTATAACGATCAGGAAATGATACGCGATGGTGTGACAGAGGTTGTGCCCGGTTATGTGACGCATGTGATTACGGATGATGCGCTTGAATATATCGATGCTCACGCAGAAGATGAAAATCCATTTTATCTGAGTGTTCATTATACTGCGCCACACGCGCCGTGGATCGGTCATCCTCAGGATATTGTGGATTCTTATGATGACTGTGCGTTTGAGACGTGCCCACAGGAACCACTCCATCCATGGGCAAAGGTGCCTGAGGATGATGCAGACCTGCCGGCCCGGTCAATGAGAGGGCTGAGCAATAACCTGGGGCAGCGCGAAAGTTTGAAGGGATATTTTGCGGCGGTGACTGCGATGGATCTGGATGTGGGGCGGATTTTGGACAAGCTGGAAGAAAAGGGTTTGCGCGAAAATACGCTTGTGGTGTTTACTTCTGACAATGGGTATTCGTGCGGGCAACATGGGTTTTGGGGTAAAGGCAATGGAACTGATCCGGTGAATATGTATGAGAATTCGATTAAAGTGCCTTTCTTAGCTACGCACCCGGGTGTGATTCCAGAAGGCACGGTGCAATCGGCGCTGGCTTCGGCTTATGATATTTTGCCCACGTTTTTGGACTATGTTGATCTTCCGCTTCCCGATACGAATTTGCCAGGCCAATCGCTGGTCCCCGTGTTGAAAAATGAGAGTGCAAAAGGTCGTGACTGTGTTGTCATTTATGATGAGTATGGTTATTGCAGGATGATTCGGACCGCCGAGTGGAAATACATCCATCGTTATCCAGATGGACCAAATGAGCTTTACGATGTTGTGAATGACCCCGATGATCGCAACAATTTAATCGATGACCCGGCACAGGCTGATCGCGTGAAATATCTCAAAGGAGAGATGGAAACGTGGTTTAAGAAATATGTGATTCCAGATATCGATGGGCGCATATACAATGTGAAGGGTTCTGGCCAGTTGCGGCCTGTGGGTAGAAAATGGGAAGATGGAAAAGAACCTTTTTCAGAGGCTGTAATCAGGATACCAGTGAGAAATGAGTGAGATTGAGTTCAGGCGAGCGATGGTAGGGGATGTGGAGGAGGTCCTTCGCGTAATGGCGCAGGCGTTTGGGAGGGCGCCGGGATCGGA
The window above is part of the Gemmatimonadota bacterium genome. Proteins encoded here:
- a CDS encoding sulfatase-like hydrolase/transferase, whose protein sequence is MSALEKTNIVFILADDMAVWAAGCYGNAEIRTPNLDRMAATGVRFENFFVTIPVCSASRASFLTGRIPSQHGVHDFIAGQVNFGTKGLSFLDDEVCYTNILADNGWACGLSGKWHLGNSSLPQCGFSHWFAHPGGAGVYNDQEMIRDGVTEVVPGYVTHVITDDALEYIDAHAEDENPFYLSVHYTAPHAPWIGHPQDIVDSYDDCAFETCPQEPLHPWAKVPEDDADLPARSMRGLSNNLGQRESLKGYFAAVTAMDLDVGRILDKLEEKGLRENTLVVFTSDNGYSCGQHGFWGKGNGTDPVNMYENSIKVPFLATHPGVIPEGTVQSALASAYDILPTFLDYVDLPLPDTNLPGQSLVPVLKNESAKGRDCVVIYDEYGYCRMIRTAEWKYIHRYPDGPNELYDVVNDPDDRNNLIDDPAQADRVKYLKGEMETWFKKYVIPDIDGRIYNVKGSGQLRPVGRKWEDGKEPFSEAVIRIPVRNE